The nucleotide window CCAAAAGCACCACTAACTTTGAGGCCTGATGTAAAATGCGCGAATGTTTGCAAGCACAGACGTTTTCAATTATAAATGTTATAgttcttgatttgaaatttccaaacctTTAACCAAAACAGGCATTTCAATACCATatagaatgaatcaaatgcgGCCGGTTGCGAAACTCGACAATCATCAAGCACGCTCAAAGCTCCCGATCTTGCTATATCAGAATCCAAGTTGTTATAAAATAACGGAAATCTATTGTGAGATAACGAAAACATTTATTTAGAGTGTAAGAAACCTTCAACTCCCGCCAAAAAACTTGCTATTTCTCTGCGCCGTTCTACTATTTTAACCACAGTTCGGACTcggaatttaaaaaaaaaaaaaactatcaaacATATAAAATGATAGCAAATGTTGTgggatttcaaattattttatcgTAGTACTTCTATCCAAGAATCGAAACGAAGCATGTTTTGAGGCCCAATTCACGTTTTGAGAAATTCGAAGTTCGCTAACCCTAAACCCGCGAGACTGAAAAATgacgtaaatagtatgcgttctggCGAACGCATTAATAAGTATTGTTATGGTTGTAGGTCTTTCTGGTGGTTGTATTTTTTAGTCACCAAAATGCAACTTTGTTTACAGCTATTACTTGAAGTTGGATTTGAAGCTGTCACTGTGGAAAACCGAACACGACAGTTTGGGGATATTATTGAGAATGagttggaaaattttgaaaaatccaaAGCTGAATTCATCAAGGTATTTTAGAATCATGCTCGCGTAGGTGACAATGAGGGAAAAGGATCTTggcttatttattatttttttttttttgaggagagCAACCATAGGAGGGTTTCTAATGTTGTGACACGATTAAGCAATTAATTGgcatttttcaaatgttatcaGCCGCAAGGAAACACAAATGCCTAAAAATTGTTGCTACTCAATTCCTATTGACACTGCCAAatgtctttttgttgttgttttgtgtttgatTTGAGTGGCACTTTACTAGTTATATAGTTGATCTATCTTGTCCATTTGTTTAGGATTTTTCGGAAAAAGGACTACACTTCAATGCTAGCCAGCTGGTCAAACAAGCTTTCAAGATGTCGATGGTGGTGAGCAAACTTGGGGTGTATTCTATGCTCGAAAACCTGCCAGTTTTTAAGTGGTGGTGAAAGATGACCTCATGAAAGACAGTCAAAACCTTTAGTTGCGGATAACCGCAGCAGTTGTACAATAGCAAGAGGTGATTTTACGAGACTCAGTTTGAGGGCTACTTTGCTTTAAAAGCTGGCAATTTGAATAGTAACTTCTTCAGTTGCCTTCTTTCTAAAGCAGAttagtttttctgattgttcacctggcccgagttgctcgaagcatggttggCGCGAACCAGCGTCAGCTACAATAcaaacgtataggtttcgattCTTCTCAGCCAATGGTTACAttgcactaaccatgcttcgagtaaCCGGCCTCCTGattatttcatttaaatttaaaccacaaggTCTGTGATATTTGTTCATCAAGAGTATTGCAGGTAGAATTATTGTGACACACAAGCGCTTTGAAATTcgtgagtaatttttttttgaggtCAGTAAGCTGTCAAAGGATTTAACGTTTCCAGCAGCGTCAACCCTGTTAGTTTTTGGTCTTAAAACAAGTCGCGCTTTTAACTGAGAGAGAGACATACATTAGTCTTAGCTTAAAGAAACTTCATATTTTGTAAAGAGtataatggtaaaaaaaaattaagagaacAGAAATTCTAGACGTTCAAATGGCGTCATATCTTTTGATAGTATTTCTATactgatagaaagaaaaaatacgcAAAAAATATAGCAGTTATGGTTGTCATTATCAATGGTTTTTATTAGAGTGATTTTTAAGAACAAACTTACTTCCCGACCTCAAGTTTCTAATTCTGTGTTTAGGTTAGCTTGGGTCTGTTTCTCCGCAATAATTCTCGAGAACTTTTATTCGGGCcggaaaagccagttgtcaaactgcaatccgcttgctTTGAAAAGTTGATCTTTTGTAACATGTTTTAAacgtaagaaaaaccaagattaATGCGAAGTTCGGTAGCTTAGGCCCgcttcagacgccgctccacttttgtcccgaacctaattgaattagggttcgactttggagcgacaatggcgcgacaactgattcagacggcgttactgtgtgtcgaacctacaTGTAGGAGTACATCgtgggaagattgtacattgtcataattaatgcattaggttcggcacatgggaagagcgccgtatcaatcagttgccgctccagtgtcgaataatgcgacagaccttgtcgaacttgacaacgttgccgcaccgaataaaaactgccgtaccgaattgattccagacgccgctctttgccggacttaattcatcaaatAGGtccggcacatgagtggagcgggcatctgaaccgggccttagaaCCTCGGTgttatgcgccgatcaaatgGAAACTTCAACGTCATTTTTCTTTACCTGTTCACTGCAGACACAAACACGGAGCAAAGCTACAGATGCTGGAAAAAATCGTTACAATCTAAAATCATTAACCTTCAAAAATACTACACAAGTTTAGAGAAGACATTGTGCTTGTCAACGAATCGCTCACAATTGTTTTTTATGAggggcatttgacagacaaatccgaCGATATGGTAGGGCATGAACGCCATTTTGGCCAGAGGGGGCGGGAAGTTGAACGACCCAATCATCAAAAGTTCACAATTCTCGCATGTTGCCCAATACACAAGaagtaaaaaggaaacaaaggtCATATGGTGCACTAACATAGGCCTACATAAGAAGTGAAAATATTCTTACATATGATTCTATGATATGAGTTCATAAAACACATTAAAACAAATAGCTGTCTCTCCCAAGTCGATTGCCAAAGATATCTTTGGTACGATCCATATCATTGTTGACTACAGAGTTGGCATGTTCCCTTTCAATAAGTGCGATGTTACTAACACGTTGGTGATCCATGGTGCCGCGGAGGTAACTTTTCAACCAGCGCAACCATCTAAATGATTGTTCAGCAGAACATGAAATCATTCTGGAAAGTTGTGCTAAAATTGCGGATTCTACTTAATTCAAGACTGGAAATACCCCAAACAAACTTACGTAATGCGTTGTAATACAGCTATATCGCTTGGGTACATTGCGGCGAGATGAGTAAATTTTGTATTATTCATTGTGACATTTTTCATTATAATTTCACCTTTTAGGAATTATACGATTAATGTCTACTTACAATAAATGGAAACTGAAGAGACATTTCGTTCGCATATCGCGACGTTCCATGCTTCTAAACATTCGATGCTCGCATTCTGAAAATTGCACCCAACATCATTTGTACCATGGGTGGAGCGGTGAGAGTTGATCCTGAAATATCTTAGAAACCTATACATACAATTTTAATCCTTGTTATTATGTTCCCTTTATGGCTCCTCCTTCTTCTTTGGAATACCTTTCATGTTCGCGAATGATGCTCTTTTGCAAAGTGTGAAACACTCTAGGCACGACCCGGCAAGCCAACCACTCGATTCCCGTGTTAGGTAGCCAACCATTGTAGTTGTTATTTGTCAATCCAAAAACGTGACATTTTGAGTTGGGTTCTTTTTCGTCTGCTATAGCAATGTAGAAATTTCCACCGTTTGTAGCCCTCACAGCGCCGCGGTCTTGGCCGATGGGCTTGGATGGGTGAGTTGAATTTTGAAGAAACAAACCAAATGCTTGTTTGCCATGCCAGTCGAATTGTTTGGGCGGCGAAGAATATAATAGGTAACAGCGATCCGATAAAGGGCAGATCAGTTCCACTCTAGCGAAAATAATGCGTCCCTCGTCTGGAAAAACGTCCAGAACTTCGTAATCTGTAAAAGCTTGATCCCACTCTTTCCTCAACGCATTCTTTTGGGACCCATCATTTCTGCGAATTTCTCCGCGGGTAATGGCATATCTCGCATCATATAAAGCACTTTGATCGGAACGACCTCCTCTGGGAACGTTTTTACCCAAGAGTCGAAACCGGGAGCTCTGTAGCCTGGACTCCAACCAGTGCCTTTCTCAAGGTCTTCCATGAACCACTTGGctcttttctcttccttttccaAGTCAAAGGAAAAGCCTGTCTTTTCGGCCTGCATTAGTGATGCAAATCTTGCCGCTAAGGCAAACCGGCGTGAAGGACAACATTCCACCTCAATAAACTGCAAACAGAAATTCTggttttttatatatatatttattttctctcattttttctCGAAGAAAGCCGCGTTTGTGCCTACCCTTCATGTGGGCCATAAGTTACAAAAGCTTTGAATAGAAGATCAGTTAATTACGTCTCTCCTCACTAGCTACGGAATCGTAAATCAGTTTTTACGATTGGCTCGTTGCGTGCTAAGACATTTTACTTTACACTATTTTCGCAAAACTAAGCACTAGGCCGGCTTTTTGTTCTCTATGAATTTGCAACACCACAGGCGACCCAACCGAACAACCGCTGGGATGTTCGTTGCAAATTGTAAATTGTAAAAACCAGAGGAAACAAAGCCACAAGCAGCAGCAATTGTGGGGAAGGAAGTTGTTGGAACGGACTAACTTTCCTTGATTAATTAAGGCAACAATGTCGGAGGAGTGTGGCGTCTTCGTATGGCTCAACACCTTCAACGACTTATTATTTCAACTAAGACCTTAAAAACTTGCAAAAGTGTTTGTTCAAAAGTTTCATACTCACACCAAGTAAGGGATCTGAATCCGAGTAAGGTTGGGTCGACTCGTTTCAGGTGTCGTTTCCACCTTTCGAAAAACGGTTATCTGCTGGTGAAAACCACTAGGAGGAATATAATCATATCCACATGAGCTAATCTATTTCTGTCACNNNNNNNNNNNNNNNNNNNNNNNNNNNNNNNNNNNNNNNNNNNNNNNNNNNNNNNNNNNNNNNNNNNNNNNNNNNNNNNNNNNNNNNNNNNNNNNNNNNNAGACAGAATAGCCCTTGAGCCATAAAAACTGTTGGATTCACGTGCACAAAAAACGTGTTTGACATTTTTTTGAAgatattgtttttttaattgcaATGTTCAACGGTGGAACACTCACTTGGCAACTGGGTAAGAAACCTCCGTCTGAACTGCATGAATAAAACCTTATCCTACAAATGAACATGGTAATGTATATAAATTATACTATATCACTCCTCAACATCATGGTACTCAATAATCATATTATTTACACTAAACACAGGAAACAGTACCAATCACACATTCAAGAAGCCAAAGAGGAAGTACCGGTAATCAACAATAATTTGCATATCAGTAACAAAAGTTATTCAGGCCAGCTAGGTATTTAACTTGTGTAGGATGTTCTAAAGTGGGCTCAAACAAAAGTAATGAAGGTTTAAACCCCCACTTCCAGGATGGCAGTTACtgctaaataataattgttaaataattgttaataaaataaaaaaattgttaataAAACTAAGACATTATTATTACAAACCTCCCAATGCCTTTCTGGGAAACCTGCCGGTGAATCCcttaatgttatttctttatacAGGGGGTCAAATAAGCATTCAGGCAGAAGCTGGTGAACAGAAAGAATAAGaactaatataataataataattattattattattattattattattattattattgatgatcgAACTTAAACGGATGTTTAATTCTTGCTAAAAATTTAGAGGTGACACACATTTAAGTCTCTTTTTTGATAGACCCAGGTGGGCTTTAAGAAATTGACTAAGAGAAGGGACAACATCAGGAAATGGGGGGAGAAGAAAACAACTGGGACCCTTCTAACCAGTTACCTGGAAGTACTCGTGTCCCATTCGTTGGTTGTGCAACTCATGTATTTTTACCCTGTGTATCCTCGAGGCACAAACTCTGACCATTGCTTATGATTGTAGATGACAAAGACACTTGTTCGAAACCCATTTCAAGAGCCAGCTCCACCAACTGTCTTTCTCATGTACATCATACCTAGAAAGCAAATCATAGAAAAATTTTGTTAGCTAATAAAAATCtcataaataatttttcaggATCACAGCAGCCCCTCCCCTCTACCATTATAGTTCCTCTATGTAGAGGTAGTCTTTCTATTCTTTGATAGCCCATGTTTACCCTGGTATAATCCGAAGAACAACTTCTCCGTATTTTTTTCTTCGTTATCATTGCGATTTTTTAAATCTTCTCTCTCgtagaattttttctttctgagtGTAGACTGGTAGCGCCCCATTACCTTCCCATGGAAAGACTAGACCATGCTTACTAAACAATGCCTGTTTCGCATTGTGCTTACGAAAACAGAACCACAActgttagtttctaaagaaaccgtggGTTAGGTGGTACTGTGCTTTGGTGCGTGCAAGATGGGGGTTGTAAATGAAATATTACATTGGTTCACTGATGATATgaaattcgcaattttcgtgGGCAATGTTATGACGGCATACACTGACTTTGTTTCGTTCATCAACACTTTGTGTAGGCTTGAGTTGGTGTTTGGTTATCAATATTGTAATGGtctctttgttcttttgtttttctttttgttatgtCATCCGTgtgtttgacaggtttttacacTAAGGATGCGTCCGAATattgtgaaattttttttttcaaatcgaAATTAtattatttcaattttattcTGTTCCTTTTAGAGAACACTACCACATGTAGGAATGCATCAGCACAACAGCCAAACTCTTAATTCCATCTTTCGTCCGAGACATCTGCTGtgtgaaaagataaaaacagaCACAAAATAGTGTAGTATAGTACAGTTAAGAATAAGAGCAAATTCAGTTTTCTAGGTACCATGTAATGGgaatgtaataaaataatttgaacaGGGGATACGAGCACAAGTTTGATATGAGCAGCACAGTTTTACTGAGGCCACTTAAGTGTGGCATTAGACCTGAAAActtcaggcctgaatgggattTCAACATTGACCTGACTGCCATACCAGTTCAGTGCTCTACCGGTACAGTTTGAGCTATCAGTCAAATATTTGGAAGTAGTGATCTCTTAATACTTCAGTCTCTTTGAATGGATACATTTCTTCTCAAAAGCTGTTGTAGGTCAATTTTTTCTGGAAAAGTCTGGTAGCCACTGAGTAACTGGAAACTATTGTACAGCCAGAGCCTTAGGTAGGTTCAGGTTTTGCAGAAAATGAAATATGTCTAGtagaaagatgaaaaaaaaaaatgttctgaaAGGAAAGGAACAAACTATACCTGAAGACCTATTCTAAGTGATCTTTGTCCAAAGGTCCCACTCTTCAAGCTAATACAATGAAAACAGCAAATCAATCTTATATTCCTTCTTAAGTTAACTCATAACCCAGCATCGACGTATTACAATAATGCAGCAACAGTTTTTCTCTACATCTGCTCCACCCTACCTGATGATATGACGGGAAAACATTGACCTTGCCCAAACTCAATGCTGAAGTCTGGTTTGCACTAACCTGCAGTGTTAGCTACCATAGAAGTGAATAGGTTTCGATATTTCTTAATGAATGGTAAGCATAACCATGCTTCAAGCccggggggtactttaggaatttctgggtggggatgtgccactGGGACCCTGAGACCCTTaacctatactagagctagttcaggtgaattttgttaccctatactagagtaaactccccaaatcccCTACCCTAGAGTAGCTGTTTAcctagtctagataaaatcttcaaccaactaatcagtttcctgaaaaatgacaccctattctagacccaaatgctctgatttatataccctgtCCTAGAGTAAACGGCTTGAAaatcatacccttcacagcggcacatacctatatagcccatatatggcagtaccccccccccccggggcttCAAGCAATGGGCCCCTGGAGAAGAAACTGTTAAGAGGCTCATGTCTGACAATAAAAATGCTTAAACACAACATAGGCCTTGCTCTTACACTAAAACAACACTGTAGAGAAACATGCATCACTCTTCATGTCTGTATACCAATTAACCTGCCCTGGATCAGCCAACAGGGTATCTATATCTTTAACCTCGTGTTAGCTGAGTTCACAGTTTAATatcatatttattttttatttcatctaCTGACAATACAAGTTGCACCTTCCCTACCTGTTCACCAGTGCTTCCAGTGACAATCTTACAGTTTTCAGGTCTCTGAATCTTGCTGTCCTCTTGAACCAAGACTAGTCTTCCTTTGACGACTATGATGTCCTCATGCAAGACATCTGGACAAATAACTTTCTTTAAAAGTAGAAGGGAAGGCAATATTGCAAGAAAATTAACATGGCTTAAATAAAAGGAGCATATGATTCCTAATACTGTTAGAACAACAAATTAAATGTTCAATAAAAATACTCACCAAGTCAAATATGTTAGGTCTTGTCTGGTTGCCTATATGCAAGAGATCATGAAATCCCTCTGTTATAGCAAGTGCCATTCGCTCTCCTTTCCTTTCTAACAATGCATTAGTCGCAACTGTTGTACCCATTCTGATCCATTCAATATATCCTGGAGCTATTGGTTCATCTGCTGGCATTTTGATTCCTGTGGCCTATGTTTTGGAAACAAAATGAATCAGGAGAATGATTAGTCACCTTTGAAGGGGAGGTGGTCATACTATAATCAACCATGAATGTTATGAAAATGTAACAATATTATGTTTATACttgattttttatttgttatttttgttgttgttttttaacttGATTACTGTGCTGCAAGCTTGATTACCGTAAATGCTCGAATTGGCACCCGGGGCGCTTATCTAATTTTCTTAGGCGAGAGGGGGCGTTAATTTGAAGGGGGGCGCTTATTTGAAGGGGGGCACTTATTACACATTTGAGCCTTAGGAGAGGCACTAATTCGAAGCGGGCGCTTGTTTGAAGCTGGGCACTAATTCGAGCATTTACGGTAAATTAACTCTCAAAATTGTTCTATATTTTGATGGTAAGAGCACTCAGAAAGGAATGAAGAGTCATGCTCCATTCTATCCCTGTGACTCATCTGTCTTAAAGTAGCGAAGGCCTGGCCACACTTAACTAGCAAAGTTGTTGCCCCCAAACAAATATACAGTGGCTCTGAAATTTGATAACATAAAAGAGTATCTACTGgctattttctttgaatttcactGTTAATAACATTCAGGGCAAAAATACTTAATGCTGATAGGTTAATGAAGAGGgtatttttcttaaaattattttgcttgTGAAGAGAGCAAAATAATCACTCGCTtatgattggtcctcaggttgcctagcaactgCTTATGCTACCAGAAGTTGTTTCCCTGTAACAACTGAATCTAGTTTTGAGATAGTTGACTAGGAATATATCAAAGAATTAAAGGGCaagagtgaaaatgaaaacacagagAATAGCAGGAAGTAGTGgaagaacattttcaaaaagttgggTGAATGAAAGAAACCTCCAATCAAATTAAGAACAGAACAAGAGCAATGTCCTCAACCAAACATTTTCTCAGTTTTATGCATTCAGAACTCcaataattttgccctctatgttattaacaattAATCACAATGGATCCTCCCTAAACTTTTCGATAGCATAAGCTGTTGCTCGGCAACCTGAGAACCAATCATGAGGGAGCAAATCTCTTCACAAGcaaattaagtaaaaaaaataccctcttcattgaccaatcagcattcagtaattttgccctccaCGTATGTTATTAGCTGTGCGACTTCGGCAATTTCAGcaaattctgaaaacacgcgtagGGTTCATCCCTACTTTCACTCACCCCATGCTAAGATTTACATGTACGTTAAAGGTTGTTCTACAATGGttcgatttatttttgaaaataaacccCCGCTTTTACCTGTTCTAAAATCCTTCTAATCCCTTCTCTTGGAGCGTCAGGGTATGCAGGATCAACAGACAACAGCTTCATTACTTTTACTTTTCCGTTTGGACACTCTGAATAGACGTCTGTAAAGGTCCCACCACGATCAATTGCAAATCTGAACTTCCCACAACGACTAGATTCGTCACGCCAAGCCATAATCTGAGGGATAATCTATCAACCCTCAGCGCAGTAAATAaaagtcaaagaaaaaacaaaaatcgacCTTAAAAGCTTTCGTTCTAGAGCTTTACATCACAATTCGAAACTGCAGGTACAACATTATCAGGGACCAGTAGGTTACCACACGCACACACGTCAGAACGTGTTGGGCGTCAATCCCAGTCGCGTGACGAACACAAGATCATAATCTCGCAGTATATTTCTTCCAAACAGACAAAATTCGCGGGAGGAATCGAGAGAACACGAGGCGCCACTAGAAAAACATTGCTTGATAGTAGGTGTTCAATTCACTGCCTCAGGGGCAATACCTTGCAGCCATTGCATAAATTATCAGCGTTATAgtcatgaataataataaacaaataaccACCCGTGATTTTAATGTGACCTTGTAATCGGAGAGCAATATTGTTATGGACAAAAGAATCTGTCAACAAAAGCAACTATACACAGGCATCTCTGTTGGAGTCTGTTTCTCTTATGCCTCGTGATTTTTGTTGCTCAAGTCTTAGCTGTGATAAGCTCTCTACCTTCTCTTTGTCGTTCCTGCCTTCCGTTCTCACTATTTCATTTGGTTAGTACTTTTGTTGGCAAAAtaaatggttaaaaaaaaaaaatagtttctgTCTGATACATTTTAAGTTTGTGGTTCTTTGCAGTATTTGTTTTGACATTTCCATGTTGAACTATGGAACAAGAAGGGATCCATTTTTAGATGAATTGCAGCTCATAATTTTGGCCAGCTGGGAAACTTGATACCTTTTGTTGGTTTTTgacagggaaaaaaaatattttagttcACATGACTTAGTAGCTCCATCAAATTGTTTTTGATTTTGTACAGAAGAAAAGACAATCAATCTCAGAATTAAGTTACCTTTCACTTCCTTGAATTATGTTAAACACTAAG belongs to Acropora muricata isolate sample 2 chromosome 9, ASM3666990v1, whole genome shotgun sequence and includes:
- the LOC136928897 gene encoding 5-oxoprolinase-like — protein: MAWRDESSRCGKFRFAIDRGGTFTDVYSECPNGKVKVMKLLSVDPAYPDAPREGIRRILEQATGIKMPADEPIAPGYIEWIRMGTTVATNALLERKGERMALAITEGFHDLLHIGNQTRPNIFDLKVICPDVLHEDIIVVKGRLVLVQEDSKIQRPENCKIVTGSTGEQLEEWDLWTKIT